From Methylovorus glucosotrophus:
CCAAAGAACGCACACGCTCTGCGATCAAAGCCTTCCCGCAGCACACTCAGCCTTGCTGTTCAGGGCGCCCTGTTCAGTATCGCGATAGGCATGACCACGCTGCCACAGATCGCAGGGGCAGCCGAAGAGTCTGGCAAGCAATTGCCGCAGAATTCGAGTGAATTCAACATCGCGCCAGGTCCACTGGATGCAGCCCTGATTCAGTTTGCCACGGCAGCAGACATCAATCTGTCCTACGATGCAGCAGCGCTGGACAAGCTGAATACAAAAGGACTGAAAGGTCGTTATACCGCGGCGACTGGCCTCGCCGTATTGTTGCAAGGCAGCGGGCTGGAAGCGACGCCCAAAACAGGAGGAGGCTATGTCTTACAGAAGGCTGCTGTCAGTCAAAGCAAGCCTGATGAGACCGTACTGCCGGAAGTCAAGGTAACAGCATCCTCGGACACCTCCTCCAGCACGCTGTCCAAGGACTATGCAGGTGGCCAAGTTGCGCGCGGAGGACGGATGGGCTTGCTAGGCAATAAAGACATGCAGGATACCCCTTTCAGCGGAACCCAATACACCGCCAAGCTGATTGAAGACCAGCAGGCAAGGAGCATAGGCGACATCCTCATCAATGACCCTTCCATACGCAATACATATTCACGCAGCTCAGGACGCGATGAATTCAACATCCGCGGCTTTACCCTGTTTAACTACGATGTGATGTTCAATGGCCTCTATGGGGTGTCCCCACGCAACACCAGCTCCCTTATCGGGATTGAGCGCGTTGAAGTCTTGAGAGGCCCCAATGCCTTGCTGAATGGCATGGCGCCGGCAGGCTCGGTTGGCGGGTCTATCAATCTGGTCCCCAAGCGCGCAGGTGCCACCCCACTCAACCGCCTGACGCTCTCTTACATGGGAGATAGCGTATTGGGAGCCCACGTGGACATAGCCCGCCGCTTCGGTGCAGAACAACAGCTGGGCATACGACTGAATGCCGTCACCAGCTCCGGCGAAACAGCCGTCAACAACGTCAGAGACAATCTGGATGCCATTGCGATCGGCATGGATTTTCAGGGGGAGAGACTTCGCCTGGAGGGCGACTTTAACTACCAGCACAGCGTTACACGTGGCCGAGGTGGACTACTGTTCCCCCCAGAAAGCGGTATCAAGATTGGTTCAGCCCCGGACGCAGACAAGAATTTCATCCCCAAATGGACATACTGGGCAAGCAATGAAATTTCAGGCGCTCTGCGGGCTGAGTTTGATCTGAACAAGGACTGGGTCGTCTACGGCGCCCTTGGCGGCAAAGAATACGATTTCAATAGCCTGCAAGCCAGCATGCTGCTGCAAAATCCTCAAGGCGGAATGCTCATAAGGCCTTACCGCCTGAACGAAGCCATCAGCGTGCTATCGGTCGAAACCGGCATCAAAGGCAAATTCACCACCGGCGCCCTTGAGCACGAGGTAGTTCTGAGCAACAACGCATTCTCCCAGGAGAACAAGCTGCTAAGATTGAATGGCAGCATCAGCACTTCCAGCATCTACTCTCCCGTCAGTTTTGCTGAACCAAGCCTTGCTCTAAGCGGCCACCTGCCCAAGGTAAGTGAGGCGAGGCTGCACAGCCTGGCTGTAGCAGATACCATTTCAATGATGGATCGCAAGGTTCAGCTCACCCTGGGTGCACGCCGCCAACAAGTTGAAACCTCGAACTTCAACGGTACGACAGGTGCCAGGACAGACCACTACGATAAATCCGATGTCACGCCTGCCGTCGCCCTCGTCATCAAGCCCGGAGATCAGCTGTCTTTTTATGGCAATTATATTGAAGCCCTGAGCCAAGGTGACACCGCACCAAATGGCACCAGCAATGCCGGACAAATGTTCGCGCCACAGGTATCCAAGCAACGCGAAGCTGGTCTGAAGTATGACTTCGGGCGTTTTGCCTCGACCCTGAGCGTATTTCAGATCGAGCGCCCTGCAGGCTTTATCAATCCAGCCACCAGCCGCTATAGCATGGATGGCGAGCAACGAAATCGTGGTATTGAGTTGATTACCCAAGGGGAAGCCACCGATCACGTCCGTGTACTGGGTGGTCTGGCATGGACGCAAGGCAAACTGACCAAAACAGAAGCGGGTACCAATGATGGCAACACGGCCCCCGCCGTGCCCAAGCTGCAACTCAACCTTGCCGGAGAATGGGACCCCTTGTTCTTGCAAGGGCTGACGCTAACAGCGCGCATGGTACATACCAGCCCGCAATATGTGGATGCCAGCAATACGCAACGCATCCCGACCTGGACACGTTATGACCTGG
This genomic window contains:
- a CDS encoding TonB-dependent receptor, encoding MTLDHYHLPKNAHALRSKPSRSTLSLAVQGALFSIAIGMTTLPQIAGAAEESGKQLPQNSSEFNIAPGPLDAALIQFATAADINLSYDAAALDKLNTKGLKGRYTAATGLAVLLQGSGLEATPKTGGGYVLQKAAVSQSKPDETVLPEVKVTASSDTSSSTLSKDYAGGQVARGGRMGLLGNKDMQDTPFSGTQYTAKLIEDQQARSIGDILINDPSIRNTYSRSSGRDEFNIRGFTLFNYDVMFNGLYGVSPRNTSSLIGIERVEVLRGPNALLNGMAPAGSVGGSINLVPKRAGATPLNRLTLSYMGDSVLGAHVDIARRFGAEQQLGIRLNAVTSSGETAVNNVRDNLDAIAIGMDFQGERLRLEGDFNYQHSVTRGRGGLLFPPESGIKIGSAPDADKNFIPKWTYWASNEISGALRAEFDLNKDWVVYGALGGKEYDFNSLQASMLLQNPQGGMLIRPYRLNEAISVLSVETGIKGKFTTGALEHEVVLSNNAFSQENKLLRLNGSISTSSIYSPVSFAEPSLALSGHLPKVSEARLHSLAVADTISMMDRKVQLTLGARRQQVETSNFNGTTGARTDHYDKSDVTPAVALVIKPGDQLSFYGNYIEALSQGDTAPNGTSNAGQMFAPQVSKQREAGLKYDFGRFASTLSVFQIERPAGFINPATSRYSMDGEQRNRGIELITQGEATDHVRVLGGLAWTQGKLTKTEAGTNDGNTAPAVPKLQLNLAGEWDPLFLQGLTLTARMVHTSPQYVDASNTQRIPTWTRYDLGARYAFMAGKTPITVRGSIENVFDKNYWLSAAREGLTVGAPRTLLLSVSADF